In Balearica regulorum gibbericeps isolate bBalReg1 chromosome 26, bBalReg1.pri, whole genome shotgun sequence, one genomic interval encodes:
- the PEX11G gene encoding peroxisomal membrane protein 11C produces the protein MAAGELSGLVAVLETYRGRDRVVRALCYGCQLAGGALAGSQASPSGLSGSLLAVSAQLSACRTALRLFDDFAMLSYSYGYGLGPKDEDGLVRGLSVLCNLANQLYYPCEHVAWAADVGIIRVGSQKWWTLSTALWAFSLLLGILRSLRILFQLRRKLRQHKCTSSPLTRKETKAQVKAEVLSILTDLADLSNAIHWLPPGFLWAGRFPPWLVGLLGTISSLIGIYQAHKGGNSEAV, from the exons ATGGCGGCAGGGGAGCTTAGCGGCCTGGTCGCCGTGCTGGAGACTTACCGCGGCCGCGACCGGGTG GTCCGTGCGCTCTGCTATGGCTGTCAGCTGGCGGGCGGGGCGCTGGCCGGGTCGCAGGCCTCGCCATCCGGGCTGTCCGGGAGCCTCCTGGCCGTGTCGGCCCAGCTGAGCGCCTGCCGCACGGCCCTACGCCTCTTCGACGACTTCGCCATGCTCAGCTACAGCTACGGCTACGGGCTGGGCCCCAAG GATGAGGACGGCCTGGTGCGGGGGCTGTCGGTGCTCTGCAACCTGGCCAACCAGCTCTACTACCCCTGCGAGCACGTCGCATGGGCGGCTGATGTCGGCATCATCCGCGTCGGCTCTCAGAAGTGGTGGACTCTGAGCACGGCGCTCTGggccttctccctgctcctggggaTCCTGCG ATCCCTGAGAATCTTGTTCCAGTTAAGAAGAAAGCTGAGGCAGCACAAGTG TACCTCTTCGCCTCTGACTcgaaaagaaacaaaagcccAAGTGAAGGCTGAAGTTTTGAGCATCCTCACAGACCTGGCAGATCTCTCCAACGCAATCCACTGGCTGCCGCCAGGATTTCTTTGGGCTGGACGCTTTCCTCCGTGGTTAGTAGGGCTCCTGGGGACCATATCTTCCCTGATTGGTATCTACCAAGCACATAAAGGAGGAAATTCCGAAGCTGTGTAA